The DNA region ACTGGTATTATTGTTAGCTCTATGGGCAACAAACACAGGATTATCTATCTCTGCAAAAAAATAGGTTCTGGCATCGGCAAACCATTTTTTCCTTTGGTCATTATCGTCATATAAACCATAAAATTCTGGTGTGGTTACTAGAGTAAATCCTCCGGAATCTTTAAACCAAATTAATTGCTCGTCTTGAACGGCCAAAGGATATGCTAGCACATTGGCATCTCTTGGATCTGCCGGGTCATTATTAATATCTCTTAAACTATTTTTTAAAGCTAGGCCTTTATTAGCAGCTTCAAGAGCTTCTTCATATTTAGCTTGATAAATTAAAACACGAGCTAAAAATGCGTAAGCTCCAGCTTTAGACGGCCTAAAGCTTAAATTTGCTGGTTGTAAATCTGGTAAAGCTTCTATATTGTTGTTAATATCGTTAAGAATAAGATCATAGATTTCGGCAACTGAAGCTCTTGTAAAATCTGCACCCTCTAATTCTATACCATCTCTAATAGGCACCCCTAAATCTGTATCTGCGGTTTCAGGATTGTAATGTACACTGTATATGTTCACCAAATTGAAATAAGCAAAAGCGCGTTGTAATGATGCATCTGCTTTTACTTCGGCAATGGCTTCTGGCGTACCATTTTCTACCGTTTTCAACCCTTCTAGAACCACATTGGCAACGTAAATTTGATTGTAATATCGAATCCAATTGTTATCGTCTCCATTTTCTGTAGAAATTTGTTCTTTAAACAAATACAGGTTTATTTCTTCTGGGCTAATACCAAAACTGGCCCGTACTTGTTCTGTTAACAAATAATTATCGCTTGCTATAATGGTAAAATCGTGATGTGTACCAAAACCCTGCGTGAAGTTTACATTGGGATCTGGTTCTACTTGATCTAAGAGTGCTCTAAATTCTTCAATTTTAGAGGGTATAACTTTTCCTTTGGGTTGAAAATCTAAGAAATTATCTCTAGTGCATCCGGTTAATACGAACGATACTAATATAATTATGGTATATTTTGTAGTTTTCATAAATCTGGATATTAAAATGTTGTCGTTAAATTAAGTGTAAAGGTTGGAGGGATTGGTATGGTTCGACTTATAGGATCGACATCCCATTTATTGAAATTCCAAACTTTTAAGTTGTCTGCTTGCAAGCTTACCGTAAAACTATTCATAGATAATTTCTTGGTGAGACTTTCCGGAAACTGATAAGATAAATTGACTTGAGACAAACGAATGTAAGAGGCATCATCGGTATTTCTGTCTGATTCATCAAGATACAGGTAAAGTGGTGTTCCCGTTTCATTTGGCGATGTAAGCCTAGGCACATCTGTAAGCAGCTCGTCTCCAGGCTGCTGCCACCTACTCACATAATCGCTAAACACATTGGTTCGAAAAAATCTAGGGTCATAATTTCTTTCGAACCTAAATCTATTTCCTCCAGAATATACTGTAAGTACACGCAACGATAAATTTTTATAAGTAACCGTGTTGGTTAACGACCCCGTACGAGTAGGTGATCTAGAACCTTCGCTTTTTAAAGCTTCTATAGCACCTATATCACCTCCCACTTCTATAACATCATTATTTTCATTAAAAAAGGATGGGTTACCTTCTTGGTCTAAGCCTGCATACCTGAAACTATAAAAATTATCCACCGGATCTCCCACAACAAAAGAATTAGCATCGTATTGCGTGAAGAGAAATATTTCTCCAGGATTACTTTCGTCTATACTTGTTATTTCATTTTTATTTTGGCTGTAAAGTATTCTTGAATCAAATTTAAAATCTTTAGTATTAATAATTCTTAAACCTAAATCTATATCTACACCTCTGTTATATAGTTCGGCAACATTTAGAAATGAAGAAGAAAGTCCATAGGTTGGACTTATATTACGTCTTGCCAGCAGGTCATCACTATTTCTGTTGTAGTATTCAATGCTTCCATAAATTCTATTATTAGCCATAGAGAAGTCTAGCCCTAAATTAAGTGTTTTTGTTTTCTCTAAGCGTAATGTTGGGTTTGGTGGGTTTGAAATAGTAAGGTAATTGTTTAAAAAACTTCCTTGATCTCTACCTTGTCTTGCTACTAAAAATGGTGATGTATTTCTATCTACATTTCCTCCAGAACCATAGGTTGCCCTTAGGTTAAGATTATAAAAAAACTTTGAATTAAAGTAGTTCTCGTTAGTTATATTCCATTTTAAACCTACGGAAAACAAAGGTGTATTCCTAAACTCTTCTGACGCTCCAAACAGGTTGGTATCATCCAATCTTACACTGCCCGATACGGTATAGCGTTTATCAAAATTATATGCACCATTAACATAGTATGAAAGAAATCTATTTTCATTAAATAATAATCTAGAGTTTGAATTGATTAGCCGTTGCCCGCCAAAAATTGGACTGGAGTAAAGGGTATTAAAATTAGGCTGTGTAAAAATCAAAGATTGGTCGTTATATCCAAACTTTCTGTCTCTATTAAACTCTGTAATTTGTTTACGGACCTCGTACCCCGCTATGGCATCAATGTTATGAAGGCCATCATTGAAGCTTGTTGAATAATTTAATTGCCCTCTAAACGTATTATCTGTTGTACTTCTAGTAGAAATATCTAATAACGAACCAAGAGGCACAGGCGTTTCTGTAACCACACCATTTTCATCTACAAGAGCAAAGGAGTTTACTAAGTTTCTGGTTGTGAACCTATTTTCATTAAGCAAGTTTCGCCCAAAAAATGACGACCACAAATATTGGTAACTCAAGTCAATTTTTAAACCTTCTAAAATCTCGTAATTTAATCCTGTTTGAATACGAACATCTGTTGATGTTGAAGTGTTATCTACGTTATCAGATTCTTGTTTAAGGTTAAATGTCCAAGGATACGGATAACCTTGTCTTTGTGCTAGTTGAGAACTTTCTATATTTACACCACCTTGCATTGGTAGGTAATTACCATTATCATCAACAATACGTTCAAATATTGGATAATTTATTAAATAATCTACAGGTCCTGTACTAATACCGTTTTCACTTTTGGTTTGAGATATATTACTAGAAAATCTAACTTGCAATTTATCTGTAAGCTTATAATTACCTACGACGTTTAAAATAAATTGATCGGACTTATCATTTACAATTGCACCTTTGTTTTGATTATAAACAAGCGAGGAGTTAAAGTTATATTTTTCACTACCACCAGATATACTCAGGTTATATTGGTTCCACAGGCGCTGTCTTAAAAATAGTCTTGAATACTCCTCTCTACCGTCGTTATTCCTAAGGGCTTCTATTCTACTGTCAGCGGTAGCAATATCAATATCACCTCTTTGAAGCCTTAGCAGAGTTTCTCTAACTGAGTTAGTTTGGAATAAAGAAAATTCATTCAAAGTACCATCAAACAAATTTCTCTGTTGTGAAAACTGTTCAAAATTAAACAACCCTATTTGATAATCTACTTGCGTACTAGGGTCTGCATAAGGAGCCTTAAAAATATCCTGTTTTAAAGTTACAGAAGAATTAACAGAAAGGTTTACCGAGAGCTTACTATTATTTTCACCTTTTTTAGTGGTAATTACAATAACACCATTAGCAGCCCGAATACCCCATATAGATGTTGCTGCCGCATCTTTTAAAATGGTAATTGTTTCTACATCGTTAGGATTTATGGTATTAAAACCTCCAGGTATTGCAAACCCATCAACCACTACCAGAGGCTCTGTTGTGGCATTAATCGAACTTCTTCCGCGAATTACAAGACCTATATTGTTTTTTTCTTGAATAAACGGGTCAAATTGCACGCCCGGGACTTCTCCCGCTATTTTACCAATTATACTCTGATCTATCTTTCGTTCTAAAACCTTTGTATTAATTTTTGCAAAAGACCCTGTTACGCGTTCTTTACTAATTTTTTGATATCCTGTAGAAAATATTTCCACCCCATCAAGTTCTTCTGCCGAAGGATTCATTTTTATATTATAAAATGATGTACTACCTACGGTTATTTCTACATCTGCATAACCCAAATACGAAAACAACAATACATCCCCTTCTTTAGCATTTAAATTAAATTTTCCGTCAAAATCGGTGGTGACACCTGTTTTTGTACCTTTAATAACAATAGTAACCCCTATTAAAGGAGCATTACTTTCGTCTGTAACTTTACCTTCAATACTTTTTTGAAGGAGATTTAAATTTGATTTTTCCCATTTCAATTCAAAAAAACTGATGCCATTATTTATAGCACCTTTGCCATATTTAAGAGCATTACTTTGAAAAAATGTTAAAAACAAACTTGTAACTAATAATGTTTTCTTTAAAACATACTGAAGTTTGGTTTCCATAAATGATAATTTTTTAATGATTCGAGCAAAAAACTATAATTACCAATAATTCAACACTTATTGACATATAGTGACTTTAATTTAAGACAAATGCTTGTTTTGGGATTATTTTACTTTGTAAAGGTAGTTTTATTAAAAATTATTCAAAAGTCGATTCTTGGGCGAATTCTGCTTTTTTTCATTGAAACAACTTTTTTCAACTATAACAAAAAGGATTCAACGGTTTAAATAATGCTATATAAGTTTGATAATAAAAGCACCATTAGTTATTGTTATGCGAAGGGAAATTAAAACCCTTTAGCTAACGCTACAGACCAATGTTATTTCTACAGGCGCGTTAGATGGTAAAGAGGCCACCCCTATTGCAGCCCTAGTTCCAATACATAGGATACCTAAAACATTTATAATAATTTCTGATGCAAAATCTGCTATTTTAGAATGCATTGTAAATGCTGTTTCTGTGTTTAAAAAAACATTCATTTGCAATACCTTTGCAATTTTTTCGTTTCCCTCTAAACAATTAACAGCTGACGTAATAGCATTTAATGTTGCTATCTCAACAGCTTCTTTATACGTTTCAACAGGAACTGATGCGCTCATTTGTCCCGAGTAAATTAACTTACCTTCTTTTCTAGGTGTCATGCCCGAGGTGTAAATAACATCGGCATGTCTTACAGCTGGAATATACTTACCTTGTGGTATTGGATTTTCTTTTACTGTTTTCATAAGGCATATATTTCAACCATCTTTACAATTCGTTTTGCAGCCTCTATCGCAGCACTATGGTCTTGCGAAAAATTAAGCCTAATACTATCGTTTAAGTGAGGTGCAAACTCTGATGCCGGTGTAACTGTTACATTTGCTTGATATCTTAACAACCTTACAAACGTATTTAAATCTACACTTAATGCAGGTAGTTGAGGAAACAAGTAACTTCCTGCTTGAGGCGTTGCAGTTTTAAGGTTCGCGCTTCTAAAAATATTAAGCAACTCATCGCGTATAGCTTCATGCTGTTTAATTCTGTTATCCAGCCAGCCACTAGGCTCATTAAACCAAGTTTTAAAAACAGCTTGATTGTACCCTGCTGCTCTTAGAGAAACGATAGCCTGTAAACGCTCCATTCTATCTATTATATTTGACGCTCCAAAGGCTACTCCTAGACGATAACCACTTAAAGATTCCGTTTTAGAAGGCCCCATTATTGTAATAATATTTTTTGGCCGCACTTTACAAGAACGCAAATGCACATATGTTTCGCCACTATACAACATTCTTGAGTATAATTGATCTACAATTACCGTAGCATTATATTTATTAGCTAAAACAGCAATTTTACTTATTACTTCTTCAGAGTACACAATACCTGTAGGATTATTAGGATTTGAAAACACTAAAACCTTAGCGCCATTTTCAAACGCCTTTTCTAGCGCATTTAGGTTTAGTCCGTTTTTTGAGGATTCTTCTAAATAACACAAAGGAACTGGCACTACTTCTCCTCCAAAAAATTTAACTAATTTTCTATTAGCAAAGTAATCTGGCTCTACAATAGCCACTTTAGTTCCTGATGCCACTGTTGCTCCTAAAGCTAAAAACAACGCACCTTGAGTTCCTGGCGTTAAAATTAATTCACTATCGGGCAACACAGGCACATTTGTAAACCTTCCTAGGTGCTTGGATAAAATTTCTCTAATATTCAAAGCGCCTCTGTATTCTGTGTAAGCTTGAGAGCCCCCTTGCTTGAAACCCTCCAACCAATAGTTTTCAGAATCTGGAGTTGGAGTAAAAGCATCTACATCCCCATGAGAAAAGTCTACTGGTACTCCTTTAAGTTTACCTCCCCGCATAACACTGTCTAGGACACTTAAATCTTGCCTTACCTCTTGGCCGGGAGCGTTATCAGCCTCAAGTGCTTCAAACTTTGCTTCTAACGATTTGTTTACACAATTATCAAACATAAATTTATTTTTGGTTTTTATTTTCACAATAAACACTAATTATCTGAATTATATTCACAATAAAAAGCATATTTATATTAATTATTCAAAAATAAAACACAATACAGGCATCTTAAAATTGATTAAATGATATTTTAGATATATTTACCGTTTAAAACACAAAAATTAAACACTAAAACTAACGATTCAATGGTTGATAGTACAGACAAAAAATTATTAGATATTTTAAAGGAGAATTCTCGCCTGTCATTTGCCGATCTTGGAAGAAAAATAAATTTATCTCCATCATCGGTTAGAGAACGTGTACAAAAACTTGAAGAAGAAGGCGTTATTAAAAAATATGATATACAAATAAACAACAAACTAATTGGCTATGATTTAGAGGCCTTTATTTTGTTGAAAGTATTTCCCGGAAAATTAAAGTATGTAATTAACAAGGTTAATGAATTTCCTGAAATTACTGTAGCGCACCGTATTACAGGAAACCAAAATATTCATTTAAAAGTTGTTGTAGAAAATCAATTGCACCTACAAAAACTGTTAGATAAACTCATGCAATTTGGAGACACAAACACTTTTTTAATTCTTTCTGAAATAACAAAATAAATCTAACCAGGAAACAAAACATAGATAATAAACTTCTAGGCTAAGCAGCAATATTTTGGCTTCAGATATTCAATTCGAATTTGTTTATTGTTTTGTGCCAAAGAAGGTATGCTTAAAATAACAACATCTAGTACCTCTCTAAACCATCCATAGACCTAAAAGACTGTTAACAAAAAATCTTGGGCAGTAGCTATTTTTTATTGAGTTAACAAGGATTTTAGATGTATAAGTATAAAGCGGTTCTTGCTCATTTCCGGAATCATGACAATTCCGTTTTTTATGTTAATGCCTAAATCTGCGAATTGCGAAAAGCCGGACATAACCTCTTCCACATCTCCGTGCTCACTAATTTTTAAAAGTCTTCCACCTGTCCAATCTGTAGCATAATAAGACTTGTTGTATTTTACAACGCCATCAAAGTTTGCAATCGGCAAACCTTTTCCAACAGGTTTTATTTCTTTGGTTTTAAGATCAATCCTCATTAGCGTCCCTTTTCTGCTGGTCTCAAAAGTAGCGCGATTGGTCATTGGCCCCCATGTGGCTACCACTAAGTGGTTTCCATCAACCCATAAGCCATTTGGGTACTCTAGGGTATCATTTTTAACAAAGATTTCTATATTCTTATTTTTAGGGAGTTTATAGATACTGTTGGTAAACGTATCGGATACGTATATGTCTCCACTGGGAGTTGCGGCAACATCATTGGCGAACTCCGAATTTGGTAAATTTATTTTCCTAATAATTTTTCCTTCAGCAACATCTATTTCAACTAAAACGCCTCGGTCGGCAACATACAAAAGGTTTTTGTACGAGGCCATTCCGGTAGGGGCATCTAAGCCTTCTATCCATCTATTTGAGATTACTTTTCCTTTTTCATCTAAACGTGTAATCCAACCATAACCATCTTTTTCAATCGTTACTTTTCCTCCTCCTAAATTAGAAATAAACCAAGACCTTGACACCTTATCCCAATAGGCGTTTTCTGGATTATCAAGAATGTTATTTAAGTTGTTGTTTTGATTTTTGAAAGTAGAATCAACCAGATTGTTCCATTTTTCAATAGAACGCAATAAATGGTCTTTAGGAGCATCTTCTATTCCAAAAGTGTGCAATATGGTTTTGCCTTTAAATTTTATTTTTTGCAAGACTGATATAAACTCAGAGATATCATAATCCCCTTCGTCCAATGGTTTTATGGCATCAGCCCAACCTTGTTCTCCATTTTCAAACATGGTAATGTTGGCACCAGAAACAGAAGCAAATTTTAAGTAAGGAGAAGCTTTAATCGCAACATCAAGCAAACGGCTACCATTACCCGCTCTTAATTCATGGCATAAGTGCAAGGTTAGAAACAGGTTTGGCTCATTTAATTTTTCAATGTAAGGAATGGCCTCTTCAGCAGATTCTATAAAACAATTATCGTGCGGATAGATAACAATATTCTTGTTTAATTTTTGAGCTTCGGCAGCCATATCTTTCAAAAGTTCCAAAGTTTTTTTCTCTGTAGCATCTTCCTTTAAAATGATGACCCATAAATCTGTTCCTTCAGGTAATACACTTAGTGTTTTACGCCATAATTTATTTTCATTTTCAAGATCATTGGAAAAATTAAACGGAAAGTAAACCACAGGAATTGACAACTTTCCTGAAGAAAAGGTTTCAGTATCCAGATATTCTTGTAGTTTTTTTATTTGCTTATCGTTTTTCACGATAAAAGAAGTACCACTGTAGCCAAGTTTATCAAAAAGTTTTGCTCTCTGAGGGATGGTTAAACTATCCATTTTAAAATCAAAAGCGTAAAGAGATTTATCAATGCCTTGTGCTCCTATCTGCATTGATAATACAAAAAGCGACAGTTTTATTATAGATTTCATTTTTAAATACTTATGTTTTATTGATGAATATGCTTAAAATAGTTTTGAAATTTGATAAAATGATTCAATCCTAATCATGGAGAGCTAAATTATCGATAAAGTTTTAAAAAACAATCATGCCCTATCTGTGAGGAGGCGGCTGTATTTGAAAAGGTAAGTAAAGTACTTTTTTACAAAACAGGACTATCCCAAACAGTCGGCAAAAATCGCAAGGTTAACAAAAAAAAGACTGCCCTTTCGGGCAGCCAGAACTAAATAATTAAACTAACTTAAAAAATTACCATCCCGGATTATTTTCCAGGATTTTAGGATTGGAATTGATTTCACTTACCGGTAAAGGCCACAAATTGAAATTTGGATTGTACGCTGTATTTGTTGGAGACCATGTTACATTTTCTGGGTGTTGCGATAAAACTTCTTCTACTTTACCTAACCTTCTAATATCATAGATTTCTTGAAATTCAAAAGAAAGCTCTTTATAACGTTCTTCATATATATATTCAGCAAATTCTTCTTGCGTCATACCATCTGGGGCATCTGTTGCATTTGCTCTGGTTCTCACTCTGTTTAAATAACCATAGGCTGTAGCTGTAGGCCCATTTAAACTATTCTCAATTTCTGCTGCCATTAGTAGCGCGTCAGAATATCTATAAACAATCATATCTGGATCACCATCAACGGCATTTTGATCAAGGTCTACATACTTATTTTGATATATACCTTCACGCTCAGGATAGTAACCATCTGCAAAAGTACGTGTAATGCCATCTCTATCTACATATGAGTATGCCATAGTAACATCTCTACGCACATCGGTTGCTTCAAAAGAATCATAAAAATCTTTTGTAAATCCACCATGTCGTTGACCAAGACCAGCATTATTAAGCCTATTTCGAGACCCCCAAACATGTCCAAAAGCCGTACCTTGACTTGATACAGATTGCGTTTGTTGAATAGCAAATATACGCTCATCGTTATTATCGATACGTATAGCTTCTTCATAGCTTTCTAATAGTTTATACCCTTGAGCAGTATCTTCTAAATCAAGAACTTCTCCCAATTTAGTTTCTGCTAATGCCATAGCACTTGGATCCTCTAAGGGCAAACCCGCCATAGTTAAATATACTTTTGCAAGTAAGAACTTTGCTGTGGCCTGAATAGGTCGCCCTATTTGAGCATCACCTCTCTTATCGCTAGGCAAGTTTGTTTCAGCCTCTTGTAAATCTAAAATAATTTGCTGGTACACCTCTGCTATTGGTGTTCTGGGAAGTTGTGCCTCTTCGGCCGTAACAGCAGGCTTTAATGGCATTGGAACGGCACCAAAAAGTTGAATTAGATTGAAAAAAGACCATGATCTTAAAAATTTAGCCTCAGCTATTATTTCCTTTCTTGCTGTTTCCTCTTCACTTTCAAACTGTCTCCCTTCTAGTTCTGCAATAAGAACATTAGATCTAAATATACCTTGATAAAAGGGGTTCCAAACTCGAGGTAAAGAAATGGCATCAGTAGCATCGGTAGTATAGTTCGCCCATTGTCTCCTCCAACTAATTTTAGATTGTATTTTTGGAGAAGGCACCACAGTTAATGATGACAAACCAAAATCATAGAGGCTAACAGCCCTGTTATACGAATTATAAATTGAGGTCACTGCCACTTCGGCCTCATCTACATTTTGATAAAAATTTGATGGGCTGATTTCTGAATATACTTCTTCTTCTAAATTAGAACAAGCTACGAGACCGGCCAGTAGAATTATATATTTTAATTTTTTCATTATTATTTTATTTAAAATTAAACATTTAATTAGAGACCAATGTTTATACCAAGTGTAAACGTTTGAGCTCTTGGGTAAGAAGCAAAATCTATACCTTGAGCAAGATTATTACCGCCACGTATATTAACTTCTGGATCAAAACCGGAATAGTCTGTAATAGTAAAAAGATTGGTTGCAGTGGCATATACCCTTGCGGATGCTATTGCCTTAATTTTTGCAACAGGAATATTATATCCTATACTTAGGTTTTTTAACCTGATGTATGACGCATCCTCTATAGTAGCAGAGTTTGGCGCGAAAAAACCTCCATTACCCCCAGTATAATTAGGGTATCGGATATCATTTGTAGGGTTTTCAGGCGTCCATCGGTTATCATACCAATCTTTAAAAGCATTGTTAACAATCCTACCTGTACCTAGAAATGAGTTATTGAGATTCATCACATCATTCCCAATAGACCCCTGTAAAAACACACTTAATGTGAAATTTTTATATGTAAAATCGTTGTTCCAACCGAAAATATAATCTGGATTTGGATCTCCTATAATGCCGCGATCTAAACCACTTATAACACCATCAGGAACTCCTTCTGGACCACTTATATCTTGGAATTTATATTGGCCAGGAACTTGGTTTCCGTTTGTTGGAACTGTTGCTGTGCCAGAAGTATCAAAATCACTTTCTTGAAGTATACCTATTACCTTAAGCCCGTATAAAGCACCAAATGGCTCACCTACCCGCATAACGTTTGTCGGGTCTGTTACAATATTTGTGGCTGGTCCAGGGCCAAATATATCCGCATCATTGTCTCCAAGGCTTAAAACGGTTGCTTTATTATTACTCCAGTTAATGCTTGTATTCCATTTAAAATCTTTATTGTCTACAATATAACCTCCTAACGCAATTTCAAATCCTTTGTTTTCAATACTACCAGCATTGGCAGTAAGAGAGTTTATTCCGGCTGAGTTTGGAAGTGGGAAATTTAACAATAAATCATCAGTAGTTTTATTGTAATAATCTACAGAAGCAGTAAATCTGTTTTTTAAAAACCCTAAATCCAATCCAATGTTAAACTGCTTTGTCTTTTCCCATTCTAAATCTGGGTTTCCAATTCTAATAGGAGCTAAACCTGAATATAGAATATCTCCATATACAGCATTCGCAGTACCTAAAAGGGTTAAAGATTGTAATGGCGATATAGATTGAGAACCTGTAATACCATAACTAGCTCTTAACTTCAAATTAGACACCGTTTCTGATTCTTTTAGAAAATCTTCATTTGATACAGTCCAACCTAGACCTACAGAGGGGAAATACCCCCATTTTTTATTTTCAGCAAAAACACTGGATCCATCTGCTCGAGCTGTTAATGATAAGTAATATTTTTTATCGTAATTATAATTAAATCTAGCGTAGTAAGAAGATAAAACTCTTTCGATCCTAGAACTTGTAGGTATTAAAGGATTTAAACCCAAACCAACATTATCGGTCTCTAAAATATCAATTGGAAAATCGTCCACAATAGTATTCAAACGACGTGTGTTATCAATTTGGTATGAATAACCGCCTGTTACATCCAAATTACTTTTCTCAAACGCTTTGTTGTAGGACAAATAAGATTCAATTAAATAATTACGATTGCTACTAACGTTATAAACAGCCCTAGAATTACGTAATCTACCTTGTCTGGTTGTTTTAGGGAAATAAACTTCTCTTCGGCTGTTTGAACTATTCGTACCTGTTGAAAGGTTAAAGGTTAAATTTTCTGTTATTTTATATCTTGTTAAGATACTTAAAATTAAATTCTCATTATAGGTTTCATTCCTTGTGTCTCTTAGCTCCACCAAAGGGTCCGTAAAAAAATTACTAGTGCCGTCACCTTCGTCAATAGGATCATCGGGAGTTGCTGTTGGAGCATTTTTATAGGCTGAAAAAACAGATCCTGAGTTTATAATAGAACCAGACCCTTCGCCTGACCTGTTATTCAATGAGCGCACATAATTGACAGATGTACTGGTAGTTAAACGATCAGTAAGGTTATTATCTACATTTAACCTGATATTTGCTCTAGAAAAATCTGTAAACTTCACAATTCCTTCATTTTTCAAGTAATTAGCCGATAAGAAGTATCTTGACTTGTTTCCACCTCCAGAGGCCGTAAGTTGATATCTGTTGGTCATAGCTGTTCTCAAAATCCTATCTAACCAATCTGTAGTCGTTGCATTTTCAGGCAAGGGTCTATCAACCCCATCAAACAGCAAAGGCGCACCGT from Tamlana crocina includes:
- a CDS encoding RagB/SusD family nutrient uptake outer membrane protein, with the translated sequence MKKLKYIILLAGLVACSNLEEEVYSEISPSNFYQNVDEAEVAVTSIYNSYNRAVSLYDFGLSSLTVVPSPKIQSKISWRRQWANYTTDATDAISLPRVWNPFYQGIFRSNVLIAELEGRQFESEEETARKEIIAEAKFLRSWSFFNLIQLFGAVPMPLKPAVTAEEAQLPRTPIAEVYQQIILDLQEAETNLPSDKRGDAQIGRPIQATAKFLLAKVYLTMAGLPLEDPSAMALAETKLGEVLDLEDTAQGYKLLESYEEAIRIDNNDERIFAIQQTQSVSSQGTAFGHVWGSRNRLNNAGLGQRHGGFTKDFYDSFEATDVRRDVTMAYSYVDRDGITRTFADGYYPEREGIYQNKYVDLDQNAVDGDPDMIVYRYSDALLMAAEIENSLNGPTATAYGYLNRVRTRANATDAPDGMTQEEFAEYIYEERYKELSFEFQEIYDIRRLGKVEEVLSQHPENVTWSPTNTAYNPNFNLWPLPVSEINSNPKILENNPGW
- a CDS encoding TonB-dependent receptor encodes the protein MKNKLKKTKNKVLFLCFVLMSLGMYSQESTVSGRVTSQDGMPLAGVNIIQKGTKNGQVTDFEGSFNIKLVSGEQVLVFSYLGFSTKEMSVAGKSTVNVVLEEDAEGLDAVVVVGYGSQTRADLVGSVGSVKGDDIAKMPVPTFDMALQGRTAGLNITNTSSEPGGEVTIRIRGNNSILGDNSPLIVIDGYPMPTGGEASARGAGEGNQTSSNLLSFLNPAEIESVEVLKDASSTAIYGSRGANGVIIVTTKKGDYEQATQINLTAETGFSDIKDFPEVLDGPTYAEWRNEVATINGAPLLFDGVDRPLPENATTTDWLDRILRTAMTNRYQLTASGGGNKSRYFLSANYLKNEGIVKFTDFSRANIRLNVDNNLTDRLTTSTSVNYVRSLNNRSGEGSGSIINSGSVFSAYKNAPTATPDDPIDEGDGTSNFFTDPLVELRDTRNETYNENLILSILTRYKITENLTFNLSTGTNSSNSRREVYFPKTTRQGRLRNSRAVYNVSSNRNYLIESYLSYNKAFEKSNLDVTGGYSYQIDNTRRLNTIVDDFPIDILETDNVGLGLNPLIPTSSRIERVLSSYYARFNYNYDKKYYLSLTARADGSSVFAENKKWGYFPSVGLGWTVSNEDFLKESETVSNLKLRASYGITGSQSISPLQSLTLLGTANAVYGDILYSGLAPIRIGNPDLEWEKTKQFNIGLDLGFLKNRFTASVDYYNKTTDDLLLNFPLPNSAGINSLTANAGSIENKGFEIALGGYIVDNKDFKWNTSINWSNNKATVLSLGDNDADIFGPGPATNIVTDPTNVMRVGEPFGALYGLKVIGILQESDFDTSGTATVPTNGNQVPGQYKFQDISGPEGVPDGVISGLDRGIIGDPNPDYIFGWNNDFTYKNFTLSVFLQGSIGNDVMNLNNSFLGTGRIVNNAFKDWYDNRWTPENPTNDIRYPNYTGGNGGFFAPNSATIEDASYIRLKNLSIGYNIPVAKIKAIASARVYATATNLFTITDYSGFDPEVNIRGGNNLAQGIDFASYPRAQTFTLGINIGL